A single genomic interval of Sulfurimonas sp. C5 harbors:
- the rpoC gene encoding DNA-directed RNA polymerase subunit beta', with translation MSKLVPVEVTEDNRPSDIKQLQFKLASPEKVLSWSNGEVKKPETINYRTLKPERDGLFCAKIFGPVRDYECLCGKYKKMRYKGVVCEKCGVEVTSTKVRRTRMGHIELVTPVAHIWYVSSLPSRIGTLLGIKMKDLERVLYYEAYIVEEGGEAYYDAEAKTPVLKYDVLNEEQYRTLVQRFGELGFKARMGGEVVRDLLDSIDLVELFNQLREEIEETRSEAKKKTINKRLKVIESFLNSGNNPAWMMLTILPVLPPDLRPLVSLDGGKFAVSDVNDLYRRVINRNQRLKRLVELEAPEIIVRNEKRMLQESVDALFDNGRRANAVKGANKRPLKSLSEIIKGKQGRFRQNLLGKRVDFSGRSVIVVGPDLRMDQCGLPKKMALELFKPHLIAKLEDKGYATTVKAAKKMIEDKTNEVWECLSEIVDGYPIMLNRAPTLHKLSIQAFHPRLIDGKAIQLHPLVCAAFNADFDGDQMAVHVPLSAEAIAEAKVLMLASMNVLLPASGKAIATPSQDMVLGIYYLSLEKNGVKGSNKLFANVDEINIALENKALDIHAKVRTRVDGRIIHTTAGRLLIKAILPDFVPADLWNRTMKKKAINEMVDYVQKHGGIGVTASFLDRLKDLGFKHATEAGVSISADDIRVPDMKEKKITESKNRVIEIQKQFEAGLLTEQERYNKIIDVWTDTNNTLAAEMMDLVQSDKDGFNSIHMMADSGARGSAAQIRQLAGMRGLMAKPSGDIIETPIVSNFKEGLNVIEYFISTHGARKGLADTALKTANAGYLTRKLVDVAQNVKIVEHDCHTHEGIEITDISDQNTLIESLEDRLNGRVLADDVIDPISNEILYAEGTLLDEESAKVIAEAGIKSAHIRTPTTCKSEEGICALCYGVNLATGHIVRPGEAVGIVAAQSIGEPGTQLTLRTFHVGGTASSTAQERQVVAEKEGFIRYYNLKTYQNKEGKNIVANRRNAAVLLVEPKIKAPFDGKIEIQTIHDEVLLSISNGTDTVRYSLRKNEIAKPNELAGVSGQIEGKYYFPYESGSDVVAEDSIVETIKDGWNVPSRIPYASELLVNNGAPVTQKIYAKEQGTVKYFLLKGDYLERFEGLKAGYEVKEKGLFAAVIDENNREAVRHYIARGSVIVTEDDEVVEGSSLIAKPATDESVVIAEWDPYSNPIISEASGTVKYEDIIVGTTATEQLDELTGKTRLMINDHISSEYKPTIVLATENGELLRYAIEPKSSLFVKDGQEVKIADIIAKTPKALQKSSDITGGLPRVSELFEGRRPKASALISEIDGTVSFGKPLRGKVRIIVSNSENGIVKEYFVDKSHEPVVNTGDFVHAGERLTTGIISSHELLRIMGVKALYNYLVSEVQQVYRSQGVNIADKHIEVIFTQMLRQVKILKSGDTKFIEGDLVSKSKFAQENEKIIRLGGRPAIAEPFLVGITRAAVSADSIISAASFQDTTKVLTEAAVSAKVDNLDNLKENVIIGRTIPVGTGIYKDKTIQFEASEE, from the coding sequence ATGAGTAAATTAGTACCAGTAGAAGTAACAGAAGATAATAGACCAAGTGATATTAAACAGCTTCAGTTTAAATTAGCATCACCTGAAAAAGTTTTATCTTGGTCAAACGGTGAAGTAAAAAAACCTGAAACTATTAACTACCGTACTTTAAAGCCTGAACGTGACGGGCTTTTCTGTGCAAAAATTTTCGGTCCTGTTCGTGACTATGAGTGTCTTTGTGGTAAATATAAGAAAATGCGTTACAAAGGTGTTGTATGTGAGAAATGTGGTGTTGAAGTAACATCTACAAAAGTTCGTCGTACTCGTATGGGTCACATTGAACTTGTAACTCCTGTAGCACATATCTGGTATGTATCTTCATTACCATCTCGTATCGGTACACTTTTAGGTATTAAAATGAAAGACCTTGAGCGTGTACTTTACTACGAAGCATACATCGTTGAAGAGGGTGGTGAGGCATACTATGATGCTGAAGCAAAAACACCAGTATTAAAATACGATGTACTTAATGAAGAACAATACAGAACTCTTGTTCAAAGATTCGGTGAATTAGGTTTCAAAGCTCGTATGGGTGGTGAAGTTGTTCGTGATTTACTAGATTCAATCGATTTAGTTGAACTATTTAACCAACTAAGAGAAGAGATCGAAGAAACTCGTTCAGAAGCTAAGAAAAAAACTATTAACAAACGTTTAAAAGTTATCGAGTCTTTCTTAAATAGCGGTAATAATCCTGCATGGATGATGCTGACTATTTTACCGGTACTTCCACCAGATTTAAGACCACTTGTTTCACTTGATGGTGGAAAATTCGCGGTATCTGACGTAAATGATCTTTATCGTCGTGTTATCAACAGAAACCAACGTCTTAAAAGATTAGTTGAACTTGAAGCTCCTGAAATTATTGTTAGAAATGAAAAACGTATGCTTCAAGAATCTGTTGATGCATTATTTGACAATGGTCGTCGTGCAAATGCAGTTAAAGGTGCTAACAAACGTCCATTAAAATCTCTTTCAGAGATCATTAAAGGTAAACAAGGTCGTTTCCGTCAAAACCTTCTTGGTAAGCGTGTTGACTTCTCTGGACGTTCTGTAATCGTTGTTGGACCAGACTTAAGAATGGATCAATGTGGACTTCCAAAGAAAATGGCGTTAGAGCTGTTCAAGCCACATTTAATTGCAAAGTTAGAAGACAAAGGTTACGCAACTACAGTTAAAGCTGCGAAAAAAATGATCGAAGATAAAACAAACGAGGTTTGGGAATGTCTTTCTGAAATCGTTGACGGTTACCCAATTATGCTTAACCGTGCACCGACACTTCACAAATTGTCGATCCAAGCGTTCCATCCAAGACTAATTGATGGTAAAGCTATTCAGCTTCACCCATTAGTTTGTGCGGCGTTCAATGCTGACTTCGATGGTGACCAGATGGCTGTTCACGTACCTTTATCTGCAGAAGCTATTGCTGAAGCGAAAGTTCTTATGCTTGCATCTATGAACGTTCTTCTTCCAGCTTCTGGTAAGGCGATTGCTACACCTTCACAAGATATGGTCCTTGGTATCTACTACCTATCTTTAGAGAAAAACGGTGTTAAAGGTTCTAACAAGCTATTCGCTAATGTTGATGAGATTAATATCGCTTTAGAGAACAAAGCGCTTGATATTCATGCAAAAGTAAGAACTCGTGTTGATGGTAGAATTATCCATACAACAGCTGGTCGTCTTTTAATTAAAGCAATTCTTCCAGATTTCGTTCCAGCAGATTTATGGAACAGAACAATGAAGAAAAAAGCTATCAATGAGATGGTTGACTATGTACAAAAACATGGTGGTATCGGTGTAACCGCATCATTCCTTGACAGATTAAAAGATCTTGGTTTCAAACACGCGACTGAAGCTGGTGTTTCAATTTCAGCTGACGATATCCGTGTACCTGATATGAAAGAGAAGAAAATTACAGAGTCTAAAAACCGTGTAATTGAGATCCAAAAACAATTCGAAGCTGGTTTATTAACTGAGCAAGAAAGATACAATAAAATTATCGACGTTTGGACAGATACAAACAACACACTTGCTGCAGAGATGATGGATCTTGTACAAAGTGATAAAGATGGATTCAACTCTATCCATATGATGGCTGATTCTGGTGCGAGGGGTTCTGCTGCTCAGATTCGTCAGCTTGCTGGTATGCGTGGTCTTATGGCTAAACCAAGTGGTGATATTATTGAGACTCCGATCGTTTCAAACTTTAAAGAGGGTCTGAACGTTATCGAGTACTTTATTTCAACGCACGGTGCTCGTAAAGGTCTTGCCGATACAGCTCTTAAAACAGCGAATGCTGGTTACTTAACACGTAAACTTGTTGACGTTGCACAAAACGTAAAAATTGTTGAGCATGATTGTCATACTCACGAAGGTATTGAGATTACAGATATTTCTGATCAAAATACATTAATCGAGTCTTTAGAAGACAGACTTAACGGTCGTGTACTTGCTGATGATGTAATCGATCCAATCTCTAACGAGATCCTTTATGCAGAGGGTACGTTACTTGATGAAGAGAGTGCTAAAGTTATTGCTGAAGCTGGAATCAAATCAGCACATATCAGAACACCGACAACTTGTAAAAGTGAAGAGGGTATCTGTGCATTATGTTACGGTGTAAACCTTGCAACTGGACACATCGTTCGTCCAGGTGAAGCAGTTGGTATTGTTGCAGCTCAGTCAATTGGTGAGCCAGGTACTCAGCTTACACTTCGTACATTCCACGTTGGTGGTACTGCGAGTTCAACTGCGCAAGAGCGTCAAGTTGTTGCTGAAAAAGAAGGTTTCATCCGTTACTATAACCTTAAAACGTACCAAAACAAAGAGGGTAAAAACATCGTTGCTAACCGTCGTAATGCGGCAGTTTTACTTGTTGAACCTAAAATTAAAGCTCCGTTTGACGGAAAAATTGAGATTCAGACTATCCACGACGAGGTGTTATTAAGTATCTCTAACGGAACTGATACTGTACGTTACTCTTTACGTAAAAATGAGATTGCAAAACCTAATGAACTAGCTGGTGTTAGTGGTCAAATTGAAGGGAAATATTACTTCCCGTACGAAAGTGGTTCTGATGTTGTAGCTGAAGATTCTATCGTTGAAACTATTAAAGATGGATGGAACGTACCTTCACGTATCCCTTACGCATCTGAGTTATTAGTTAACAATGGTGCTCCGGTTACGCAAAAAATCTATGCGAAAGAGCAAGGAACTGTTAAGTACTTCCTACTCAAAGGTGATTACCTTGAAAGATTCGAAGGTCTTAAAGCTGGTTATGAAGTAAAAGAAAAAGGTCTTTTTGCAGCAGTAATCGATGAGAATAACCGTGAAGCGGTTCGTCACTATATCGCTCGTGGTTCTGTAATTGTTACTGAAGATGATGAAGTAGTTGAAGGTTCAAGCCTAATTGCTAAACCTGCTACTGATGAGTCTGTTGTAATTGCTGAATGGGATCCATACTCGAACCCAATTATTTCTGAAGCAAGCGGTACTGTTAAGTATGAAGATATTATTGTTGGAACTACTGCTACTGAGCAATTAGATGAATTAACTGGTAAAACTCGTTTAATGATTAATGACCACATTTCATCTGAGTACAAACCGACAATCGTACTTGCTACTGAAAACGGTGAGTTATTACGTTATGCAATTGAGCCTAAGTCTTCTTTATTCGTTAAAGACGGTCAAGAAGTTAAAATTGCTGATATCATTGCGAAAACGCCAAAAGCACTTCAAAAATCATCGGATATTACAGGGGGTCTTCCACGTGTATCTGAACTATTTGAAGGTCGTCGTCCAAAAGCATCTGCTCTTATTTCAGAGATTGATGGTACGGTAAGTTTTGGTAAACCGTTACGTGGTAAAGTACGTATTATTGTAAGCAACTCTGAAAATGGTATTGTTAAAGAGTACTTTGTAGATAAATCTCATGAGCCTGTTGTAAATACTGGTGACTTCGTTCACGCTGGTGAGCGTTTAACTACAGGTATTATTTCGTCTCACGAACTTCTTAGAATTATGGGTGTTAAAGCACTTTATAACTATTTAGTATCTGAAGTACAACAAGTTTACCGTTCTCAAGGGGTTAATATCGCTGATAAACACATCGAGGTTATTTTCACTCAGATGTTAAGACAAGTTAAAATCTTAAAATCTGGTGATACTAAGTTTATCGAAGGAGATTTAGTTTCTAAATCTAAATTTGCTCAAGAGAATGAAAAAATCATTCGCCTTGGTGGTCGTCCGGCGATTGCTGAGCCATTCCTTGTTGGTATCACTCGTGCTGCAGTTTCTGCTGATTCAATTATCTCAGCTGCATCATTCCAAGATACGACAAAAGTTCTTACTGAAGCTGCAGTAAGTGCTAAAGTGGATAACTTAGATAACTTAAAAGAAAACGTTATTATCGGTAGAACTATCCCTGTTGGTACAGGTATCTACAAAGATAAAACGATCCAATTTGAAGCTTCTGAAGAATAA
- the rpoB gene encoding DNA-directed RNA polymerase subunit beta: protein MLNTLYSGNRLRVDFSKTPQEIEVPNLLQLQQSSYEKFLMLESKDRTASGIEKVFQSVFPIHDVQNRLTVEYIGSEVTNPKYTVRECMERGLTYAVSLRMKTRLVLWDRDENTKEKLGVKDIKEQSIFVRDIPLMTDRTSFIINGVERVVVNQLHRSPGVIFKEEESTTTSSKLIYTGQIIPDRGSWLYFEYDPKDILYMRINKRRKVPVTIMFRALGYSKQDILKLFYPVQTIKIEDNNFQIEFNPSDYSGRLGYDLVDTNGKVLVNAGKRLSAKKAQKFVEDGLTEVQYPLDVLLERYLAEAIIDPETGEILFDAMTHIDESKLKKMAEIGVTEFKIANDLAEGVDSSVINAFNADADSLKLLKQTEEIEDENDLAAIRIYKVMRPGEPVTKEAAHAFVNQLFFDPERYDLTQVGRMKMNHKLGLNIPEYVTVLTHEDIIESVKYVIKVKNGQGHIDDRDHLGNRRIRAIGELLGNELHNGLVKMQKAIRDKLSTMSGPMNELMPHDLINSKMITSTIIEFFSGGQLSQFMDQTNPLSEVTHKRRLSALGEGGLVKERAGFEVRDVHPTHYGRICPIETPEGQNIGLINTLASYAKVNEHGFIEAPYKVMKDGQVTNEIVYLTATQEEGVMIAAASNKLDENGQFVEKLISVRQDGEILLRSPNDCQYADLSSSMVVGVAASLIPFLEHDDANRALMGSNMQRQAVPLLKSQAPMVGTGVEKLVARDSWECVKAKRAGKVEKADAKHIYVMGEEDGEIFIDYYPLQKNLRTNQNTSFTQKPIVNVGDVVEKGQIIADGPNMDQGELALGVNAMVAFMPWNGYNFEDAIVISEKLIRQDAFTSVHIYEKEVEARELKHGVEEITRDIPNVRDDELAHLDESGIVKIGTQVKGGMILVGKVSPKGEVKPTPEERLLRAIFGEKAGHVVNKSLYCPPSMEGVVVDIKVFTKKGYDKDPRALELEKEERDHLEREHYDRLIMIDKEEMLRVTKLLTREPLESDVKIGDKEYKAGDLINGDDLAGINRFAMNNVVKAFSEEVQDQYNKTKNHFQKQKRLFRDEHEEKLSILEKDDILPNGVVKYVKVYIATKRHLKVGDKMAGRHGNKGIVSNIVPEVDMPYMEDGRSVDVCLNPLGVPSRMNIGQILEMHLGMAGRELGNQIQAEFDAKQKDFLSNLRTKMSEIADVAGLMNAKETIAAMNDDEFLKYARDWAKGVKFATPIFEGVNAVEFEKLYEAARMATDGKVVLYDGRTGEKIKERVNVGYMYILKLHHLVDEKIHARSTGPYSLVTQQPVGGKALFGGQRFGEMEVWALEAYGASAVLKEMLTIKSDDVDGRVRAYKALTKGESVPASGIPETLFVLTKELQALALDVEIMDEVEDNE, encoded by the coding sequence ATGTTAAACACTTTATATTCCGGAAACCGTCTTCGTGTAGACTTCTCTAAAACTCCTCAAGAAATAGAAGTACCAAACTTATTACAACTCCAACAAAGTTCTTACGAAAAATTCTTAATGTTAGAATCAAAAGACAGAACTGCTAGTGGAATTGAAAAAGTATTCCAATCTGTTTTCCCAATTCATGATGTACAAAACAGATTAACAGTAGAGTATATTGGCTCTGAAGTTACTAATCCTAAATACACTGTTCGTGAATGTATGGAAAGAGGACTTACTTATGCAGTAAGCCTAAGAATGAAAACTCGTTTAGTATTATGGGACAGAGATGAAAATACTAAAGAGAAACTTGGTGTAAAAGATATTAAAGAACAATCAATCTTTGTTCGTGATATTCCTTTAATGACAGATAGAACATCATTTATCATTAATGGTGTTGAGCGTGTTGTTGTAAACCAGTTACACCGTTCACCGGGTGTTATCTTCAAAGAAGAAGAATCAACAACTACTAGTTCTAAATTAATTTATACTGGTCAAATTATTCCAGATCGTGGTTCTTGGTTATATTTTGAGTATGATCCAAAAGATATTCTTTACATGAGAATTAACAAACGTCGTAAAGTACCTGTTACAATCATGTTCAGAGCTTTAGGTTATTCAAAACAAGATATTTTAAAACTGTTCTACCCTGTTCAAACGATCAAAATTGAAGATAATAACTTCCAAATTGAATTTAATCCTTCAGATTATTCTGGACGTTTAGGTTACGATCTAGTAGATACTAACGGTAAAGTTTTAGTAAATGCTGGTAAAAGACTTTCTGCTAAAAAAGCACAAAAATTTGTTGAAGACGGACTAACAGAAGTTCAGTATCCGTTAGATGTATTATTAGAGCGTTATTTAGCTGAAGCTATTATTGATCCTGAAACAGGTGAAATTTTATTTGACGCTATGACGCACATTGATGAGTCTAAATTAAAGAAAATGGCTGAAATCGGTGTAACTGAATTCAAAATTGCGAATGATTTAGCTGAAGGTGTAGATAGTTCAGTAATCAATGCATTCAATGCTGATGCAGATTCATTAAAACTTTTAAAACAAACAGAAGAGATTGAAGACGAAAACGATTTAGCAGCTATTCGTATTTACAAAGTAATGCGTCCTGGTGAGCCTGTAACTAAAGAGGCAGCTCATGCATTTGTTAACCAATTATTCTTCGATCCGGAAAGATATGACTTAACACAAGTTGGTCGTATGAAAATGAACCATAAACTTGGTTTAAATATCCCGGAATATGTAACAGTACTTACTCACGAAGATATTATTGAGTCTGTTAAATATGTTATCAAAGTTAAAAACGGTCAAGGTCACATTGATGACAGAGATCACTTAGGTAACAGACGTATTCGTGCTATCGGTGAACTTTTAGGTAATGAGTTACACAACGGTTTAGTAAAAATGCAAAAAGCTATCCGTGACAAACTCTCAACTATGAGTGGACCGATGAATGAGCTTATGCCACACGATTTAATCAATTCAAAAATGATTACTTCGACTATTATCGAGTTCTTCTCAGGTGGTCAGTTATCACAATTTATGGACCAAACTAACCCATTATCAGAGGTTACACATAAGCGTCGTCTTTCTGCGCTTGGTGAAGGTGGTCTTGTAAAAGAGCGTGCAGGTTTTGAAGTGCGTGACGTTCACCCGACTCATTACGGACGTATCTGTCCAATTGAGACTCCAGAGGGTCAAAATATTGGTCTTATCAATACTCTTGCTTCATATGCAAAAGTAAATGAGCATGGTTTCATTGAAGCACCGTACAAAGTGATGAAAGACGGTCAAGTAACTAACGAGATCGTATATCTTACAGCTACTCAAGAAGAGGGTGTAATGATTGCAGCTGCTTCTAATAAACTTGACGAAAACGGTCAGTTTGTTGAGAAGCTAATCTCTGTTCGTCAAGACGGTGAGATTTTACTTAGAAGTCCAAATGATTGTCAATATGCTGACTTGTCATCTAGTATGGTGGTTGGTGTTGCAGCTTCACTTATTCCATTCCTTGAGCACGATGATGCCAACCGTGCACTTATGGGATCGAACATGCAACGTCAAGCAGTGCCTTTATTAAAATCACAAGCTCCAATGGTAGGAACTGGTGTTGAGAAACTTGTAGCACGTGATTCTTGGGAATGTGTTAAAGCTAAGCGTGCTGGTAAAGTTGAAAAAGCTGATGCTAAACACATCTATGTAATGGGTGAAGAAGATGGTGAAATCTTTATTGATTACTATCCATTACAAAAGAACCTTAGAACAAACCAAAATACATCTTTCACACAAAAACCTATCGTAAACGTAGGTGACGTAGTTGAAAAAGGGCAAATTATTGCTGACGGTCCAAATATGGATCAAGGTGAGCTTGCTCTTGGTGTTAATGCTATGGTTGCGTTCATGCCTTGGAACGGTTATAACTTCGAGGATGCTATCGTTATCTCTGAAAAACTGATCCGTCAAGATGCATTTACTTCAGTTCATATCTATGAAAAAGAAGTAGAGGCTCGTGAACTTAAACACGGTGTTGAAGAGATTACTCGTGACATCCCTAATGTTCGTGATGATGAATTAGCACACCTAGATGAGTCTGGTATTGTTAAAATAGGTACACAAGTAAAAGGTGGAATGATCCTAGTTGGTAAAGTTTCTCCAAAAGGTGAAGTAAAACCAACTCCTGAAGAAAGACTTTTACGTGCTATCTTCGGTGAAAAAGCTGGTCACGTTGTAAACAAATCACTTTACTGTCCACCATCTATGGAAGGTGTTGTTGTAGACATTAAAGTATTCACGAAAAAAGGTTACGATAAAGACCCTCGTGCATTAGAACTAGAAAAAGAAGAGCGTGATCATTTAGAGCGTGAGCACTATGACAGACTTATTATGATCGACAAAGAAGAGATGTTACGCGTAACTAAACTTCTTACTCGTGAACCTTTAGAGAGCGATGTAAAAATCGGTGATAAAGAGTATAAAGCTGGTGATCTTATCAACGGTGATGATTTAGCTGGAATCAACCGTTTCGCTATGAACAATGTTGTAAAAGCATTCTCTGAAGAGGTGCAAGATCAATATAACAAAACGAAAAACCATTTCCAAAAGCAAAAACGTCTTTTCAGAGATGAGCATGAGGAAAAACTAAGTATCTTAGAAAAAGATGACATCCTACCAAACGGTGTTGTAAAATATGTAAAAGTTTACATCGCTACAAAACGTCACCTAAAAGTTGGTGATAAAATGGCTGGACGTCACGGAAATAAAGGTATTGTTTCTAATATTGTTCCTGAAGTAGATATGCCGTATATGGAAGATGGAAGAAGTGTAGACGTATGTCTTAACCCACTAGGGGTACCTTCTCGTATGAATATCGGTCAGATTTTAGAGATGCACCTTGGTATGGCTGGTCGTGAACTAGGTAATCAAATCCAAGCTGAATTTGATGCGAAGCAAAAAGACTTCTTAAGTAATTTACGTACGAAGATGTCTGAGATTGCTGACGTTGCAGGTCTTATGAATGCAAAAGAAACAATTGCAGCTATGAATGACGATGAGTTCCTAAAATATGCACGTGACTGGGCAAAAGGTGTTAAATTTGCTACACCTATCTTTGAAGGTGTAAATGCTGTAGAATTTGAAAAACTTTACGAAGCAGCGCGTATGGCTACTGACGGTAAAGTTGTTCTTTATGATGGTAGAACAGGTGAGAAAATTAAAGAGCGTGTAAATGTTGGTTATATGTATATCCTTAAACTACACCACTTAGTTGATGAGAAAATTCACGCTCGTTCAACTGGACCTTACTCTCTTGTAACTCAACAGCCTGTTGGTGGTAAAGCACTATTTGGTGGACAAAGATTCGGTGAGATGGAAGTTTGGGCTCTTGAAGCGTATGGTGCTTCTGCAGTTCTTAAAGAGATGCTTACAATTAAATCTGATGATGTTGACGGTCGTGTACGTGCGTACAAAGCACTTACAAAAGGTGAGTCAGTACCAGCTTCTGGTATCCCTGAGACTTTATTTGTATTAACAAAAGAGCTTCAAGCATTGGCTCTTGATGTAGAGATTATGGACGAGGTAGAAGATAATGAGTAA
- the rplL gene encoding 50S ribosomal protein L7/L12, producing MAVTKEDVLEFISGLSVLELSELVKEFEEKFGVSAQPVAVAGVAGDAGAAGGAEQTEFNVVITDAGAKKIGVIKVVRELTGLGLKEAKDACENLPSTIKEGVDKETAEEAKAKLEEAGAVVEVK from the coding sequence ATGGCTGTAACTAAAGAAGATGTATTAGAATTCATCTCTGGATTATCTGTATTAGAATTATCTGAGCTTGTAAAAGAGTTCGAAGAAAAATTTGGTGTATCTGCTCAACCTGTAGCAGTTGCTGGTGTAGCTGGTGATGCTGGTGCTGCTGGTGGTGCTGAGCAAACTGAGTTCAACGTAGTAATTACTGACGCTGGTGCTAAAAAAATCGGTGTAATTAAAGTAGTTCGTGAGCTTACTGGTCTTGGTTTAAAAGAAGCTAAAGACGCTTGTGAAAACTTACCATCTACAATCAAAGAAGGTGTAGATAAAGAAACTGCTGAAGAAGCTAAAGCTAAATTAGAAGAAGCTGGTGCAGTAGTAGAAGTTAAATAA
- the rplJ gene encoding 50S ribosomal protein L10 — protein sequence MLKSKKAEVIEQLSNSFAETTAVVICDYKGLTVSELEELRKAARAKDASVQVVKNTLAAIALEKAGMTGVELKDTNIFIWSNEVINAPKVAADFAKNNEKLVVKAGYLDKEAANAAQIDAYAKLPGREELLGMLAATWMAPLTNFVYGLDALRQKNEAEA from the coding sequence ATGCTTAAGTCTAAAAAAGCTGAAGTTATTGAGCAACTTTCTAACTCTTTCGCTGAGACTACTGCTGTAGTTATTTGTGACTACAAAGGTTTAACAGTTTCTGAATTAGAAGAGTTAAGAAAAGCTGCTCGTGCTAAAGACGCAAGTGTTCAGGTTGTTAAAAACACTTTAGCAGCTATCGCTTTAGAAAAAGCAGGTATGACAGGTGTTGAACTAAAAGATACAAATATCTTTATCTGGTCAAACGAAGTTATTAATGCTCCAAAAGTTGCTGCTGATTTCGCTAAAAACAATGAGAAATTAGTTGTTAAAGCTGGTTACCTAGATAAAGAAGCAGCTAATGCAGCACAAATTGATGCATACGCTAAACTTCCAGGACGTGAAGAACTTCTTGGTATGCTTGCTGCGACTTGGATGGCACCACTTACAAACTTTGTATATGGTCTTGATGCGCTAAGACAAAAAAACGAAGCTGAAGCGTAA
- the rplA gene encoding 50S ribosomal protein L1, which yields MSKRYKQLLEKVDSSKAYTISEASSTVKELKSAKFDETVEIAMNLNVDPRHADQMVRGAIVLPHGTGKTVRVAVFAKGAKADEAKAAGADIVGTDELVAQIKEGNIDFDIVVAAPDCMGLVGQVGRILGPKGLMPNPKTGTVTPDVATAVNNVKGGQVNFRVDKKGNIHAGIGKVSFDADKIAENLSTFVKAINKQKPASSKGRYIKNAALSLTMSPALKLDVAELLDTK from the coding sequence ATGAGCAAAAGATATAAGCAATTATTAGAAAAAGTTGATAGCTCTAAAGCTTACACAATTAGTGAAGCTTCTTCAACTGTAAAAGAGCTAAAAAGTGCAAAATTCGACGAAACTGTTGAAATTGCAATGAATTTAAATGTTGATCCACGTCACGCTGACCAAATGGTACGTGGTGCGATCGTTCTTCCACATGGTACTGGTAAAACTGTACGTGTTGCAGTATTTGCTAAAGGTGCAAAAGCTGACGAAGCTAAAGCTGCTGGTGCTGACATCGTTGGTACTGATGAGCTAGTTGCACAAATTAAAGAAGGTAATATCGATTTCGATATCGTTGTTGCTGCTCCAGATTGTATGGGTCTTGTTGGTCAAGTAGGTCGTATTCTTGGACCAAAAGGTTTAATGCCTAACCCTAAAACTGGTACTGTAACTCCAGATGTTGCTACTGCTGTTAACAATGTTAAAGGTGGTCAAGTAAACTTCAGAGTTGATAAAAAAGGTAATATTCACGCTGGTATTGGTAAAGTAAGTTTCGATGCTGACAAAATTGCTGAAAACCTTTCTACTTTTGTAAAAGCTATTAATAAACAAAAACCAGCTTCTTCAAAAGGTCGTTACATCAAAAATGCTGCACTTAGTTTAACTATGTCTCCAGCTCTTAAACTTGATGTAGCTGAACTTTTAGATACAAAATAG
- the rplK gene encoding 50S ribosomal protein L11 → MAKKVSGYIKLQIQAGAANPAPPVGPALGQRGVNIMEFCKAFNEKTKDKMGFKVPTIITVYNDRSFSFITKQPPASALLMKAAGLKKGSDNPLKNKVAKITREKLMEIVDQKIEDLNTDDREMAANTIAGQARSMGIEITE, encoded by the coding sequence ATGGCAAAGAAAGTTTCAGGCTATATCAAGCTTCAAATTCAAGCTGGTGCAGCTAACCCGGCTCCACCGGTAGGACCTGCTTTAGGACAACGTGGTGTTAACATCATGGAATTCTGTAAAGCTTTCAACGAAAAAACTAAAGATAAGATGGGATTCAAAGTTCCAACTATCATTACTGTTTACAATGACAGAAGTTTTTCATTCATTACTAAACAACCACCTGCATCTGCATTATTAATGAAAGCTGCTGGTCTTAAAAAAGGTAGTGACAATCCACTTAAAAACAAAGTGGCAAAAATCACTCGTGAAAAACTTATGGAGATCGTTGATCAAAAAATCGAAGATCTTAATACTGACGATAGAGAAATGGCAGCAAACACTATTGCTGGTCAAGCTCGTTCAATGGGTATCGAGATTACTGAGTAA